From the Helicobacter pylori genome, one window contains:
- a CDS encoding efflux RND transporter permease subunit — MIEKIIDLSIKNKLLTTLVTLLIFLASLWAIKSVRLDALPDLSPAQVVVQITYPNQSPKIVQEQVTYPLVSTFMSIANIDTVRGISSYESGLIYIIFKDGVNLYWARDRVLEQLNRVGNLPKDAKVEIGSDSTSIGWAYQYALSSDSKNLSDLKVLQDFYYRYALLGVDGVSEVASVGGFVKDYEVTLQNDSLIRYNLSLEQVANAIKNSNNDTGGGVILENGFEKIIRSHGYIQSLKDLEEIVVKKEGAIPLKIKDIASVRLAPKPRRGAANLNGDKEVVGGIVMVRYHADTYKVLKAIKEKIATLQASNPDVKITSVYDRSELIEKGIDNLIHTLIEESVIVLIIIAIFLLHFRSALVVIITLPLSVCISFLLMRYFNIEASIMSLGGIAIAIGAMVDAAIVMVENAHKHLQRIDTKDEIQRVNAIMQGVKHVGGAIFFALMIIVVSFLPIFALTGQEEKLFAPLAYTKTFAMLVGALLSITMVPILMVWLIKGRILEESKNPINAFFMKIYGVSLKVVLKFRYAFLIASVLGLGGLYVSYKKLNWEFIPQINEGVIMYMPVTINGVGIDTALEYLKKSNSTIKQLDFVKQVFGKVGRANTSTDAAGLGMIETYIELKPQNEWKEKLSYKEVRDKLEKTLQLKGLTNSWTYPIRGRTDMLLTGIRTPLGIKLYGNDTDKLQELAILMEQQLKTLKESLSVFAERSNNGYYITLDLNDENLARYGINKNAVLDTIKFALGGATLTTMIKGVESYPISLRLEDTDRDTIEKLKNLYIKTAYNYMPLRELAHVYYDNSPAVLKSEKGLNVNFIYIVPQNGISSDTYRQLAQKALEKIQLPSGYYYEFSGESQYLEEAFKTLQYIVPVSVFIIFILIVFALKNFTNSLLCFFTLPFAFLGGLIFMNLMGFNMSVAALVGFLALLGVASETAIVMIIYLEDAFQKFIKTPLKERTTAALKEAIMHGAVLRVRPKLMTFFSILASLIPIMYSHGTGSEIMKSIAAPMLGGMISSVVLTLFIIPTAYFVIKNARIRKHEY, encoded by the coding sequence ATGATAGAAAAAATCATTGATTTAAGCATTAAAAACAAACTCCTTACCACTTTAGTCACTCTACTCATTTTTTTAGCCTCTTTGTGGGCGATAAAAAGCGTCCGTTTAGACGCTTTGCCGGATTTAAGCCCCGCTCAAGTGGTCGTGCAAATCACTTACCCCAATCAAAGCCCTAAAATCGTGCAAGAGCAGGTTACTTACCCGCTAGTTTCTACTTTCATGAGTATCGCTAACATTGACACGGTTAGGGGGATTTCTAGCTATGAAAGCGGCTTGATTTACATCATTTTTAAAGACGGCGTCAATTTGTATTGGGCTAGGGATAGGGTTTTAGAGCAATTAAACCGAGTAGGCAATTTGCCTAAGGACGCTAAAGTGGAAATAGGGAGCGATTCCACTTCTATTGGCTGGGCGTATCAATACGCTCTATCTAGCGATAGCAAGAATTTAAGCGATTTGAAAGTCTTGCAAGATTTTTATTACCGCTATGCGCTTTTGGGGGTTGATGGGGTGAGTGAGGTCGCGAGCGTGGGGGGCTTTGTGAAAGATTATGAAGTAACGCTTCAAAACGATTCTTTAATCCGCTATAACTTGAGTTTAGAACAAGTCGCTAACGCGATTAAAAATTCCAATAACGATACCGGTGGGGGCGTTATTTTAGAAAACGGGTTTGAAAAAATCATAAGATCGCATGGCTATATCCAATCTTTGAAGGATTTAGAAGAAATTGTGGTTAAAAAAGAAGGGGCTATCCCTTTAAAAATCAAAGATATAGCGAGCGTTAGGCTAGCGCCCAAACCACGCCGAGGGGCAGCCAACCTTAATGGCGATAAGGAAGTGGTGGGCGGGATTGTCATGGTGCGCTATCACGCTGACACTTATAAGGTGCTTAAAGCCATTAAAGAAAAAATCGCTACCTTACAAGCGAGTAACCCTGATGTGAAAATCACCAGCGTGTATGACAGGAGCGAATTGATTGAAAAAGGCATTGACAATTTAATCCACACGCTCATAGAAGAAAGCGTCATTGTGCTAATCATTATTGCGATTTTTTTATTGCATTTCAGGAGCGCTTTAGTGGTGATTATCACTCTGCCTTTAAGCGTGTGCATCAGTTTCTTGCTCATGCGTTATTTCAATATTGAAGCGAGTATCATGAGTTTAGGGGGCATTGCGATCGCTATAGGGGCGATGGTGGATGCGGCGATTGTGATGGTAGAGAACGCCCACAAGCATCTGCAACGCATTGATACGAAAGATGAGATTCAAAGGGTTAATGCTATCATGCAAGGGGTTAAGCATGTGGGGGGCGCGATATTTTTTGCTTTAATGATTATTGTGGTTTCTTTCTTGCCTATTTTTGCACTCACCGGCCAAGAAGAAAAGCTTTTTGCCCCTTTAGCTTACACCAAAACCTTTGCCATGCTAGTAGGAGCCTTGCTTTCTATCACCATGGTCCCTATTTTAATGGTATGGCTCATTAAAGGGCGGATTTTAGAAGAGTCTAAAAACCCCATTAACGCTTTTTTCATGAAAATTTATGGCGTAAGCTTGAAGGTTGTGCTTAAGTTCAGATACGCTTTTTTAATAGCAAGCGTCCTGGGTTTAGGGGGCTTGTATGTATCATACAAAAAACTCAACTGGGAATTTATCCCCCAAATCAATGAAGGGGTAATAATGTATATGCCTGTAACCATTAATGGCGTGGGCATTGATACCGCTTTAGAATATTTGAAAAAAAGTAATAGCACTATCAAGCAACTGGATTTTGTCAAACAGGTTTTTGGTAAAGTGGGGCGCGCTAACACCAGCACCGATGCCGCCGGTTTAGGAATGATAGAAACCTACATTGAATTAAAGCCGCAAAACGAATGGAAAGAAAAGCTCAGCTATAAAGAAGTTAGGGACAAATTGGAAAAAACCCTACAATTAAAAGGCCTGACCAATTCATGGACTTACCCCATTCGTGGCAGAACGGACATGCTCTTAACCGGCATTAGAACACCCCTAGGCATCAAGCTCTATGGTAACGATACGGACAAATTACAAGAATTAGCGATCCTTATGGAGCAACAACTCAAAACCCTAAAAGAGAGTTTGTCCGTCTTTGCCGAGCGATCCAATAACGGCTACTACATCACGCTGGATTTGAACGATGAAAATCTGGCTCGTTATGGTATCAATAAAAACGCCGTGTTGGACACGATCAAATTCGCTTTGGGCGGAGCCACGCTCACGACCATGATTAAAGGCGTAGAAAGCTACCCTATTTCTTTACGCTTAGAAGACACCGATAGAGATACCATTGAAAAATTAAAAAACCTCTACATCAAAACCGCTTACAATTACATGCCCTTAAGGGAATTAGCCCATGTGTATTACGACAATTCGCCGGCGGTGTTAAAAAGCGAAAAGGGCTTGAACGTGAATTTTATCTATATTGTGCCACAAAATGGTATCAGCTCTGATACTTACAGGCAACTGGCTCAAAAAGCGCTAGAAAAGATCCAATTGCCCAGCGGGTATTATTATGAATTTAGTGGCGAAAGCCAGTATTTAGAAGAAGCGTTTAAAACCTTGCAATACATCGTGCCGGTGAGCGTGTTTATCATTTTTATTTTAATTGTCTTCGCGTTAAAGAATTTCACTAATTCCTTACTGTGCTTTTTCACTCTGCCTTTTGCGTTTTTGGGGGGGCTGATTTTTATGAATCTCATGGGCTTTAACATGAGCGTGGCGGCGTTAGTGGGCTTTTTAGCCCTTTTGGGGGTGGCGAGCGAAACGGCTATTGTGATGATCATTTATTTAGAAGACGCATTTCAAAAATTCATCAAAACCCCTTTAAAAGAGCGAACGACTGCCGCCTTAAAAGAGGCTATCATGCATGGGGCGGTGCTTAGGGTAAGGCCCAAGCTGATGACCTTTTTTAGTATTTTAGCTTCGCTCATTCCTATCATGTATAGCCATGGCACGGGTAGTGAGATCATGAAATCCATCGCTGCGCCCATGCTAGGGGGCATGATAAGCAGCGTTGTTTTAACGCTTTTTATTATCCCTACGGCGTATTTTGTGATTAAGAACGCTAGGATCAGGAAACATGAATATTAA
- a CDS encoding branched-chain amino acid transporter permease — MLMHSILILLVIIITTYFTRIWPFMVFNSKNPPNDFVRYLGRALSCSVIGMLVVYCFKDIHVLKPPYGINEITAFLSVILLHRIFKVFVLSITLPTILYMVLVQSHALEKAFFNIHVS, encoded by the coding sequence ATGTTAATGCATTCTATACTCATTCTTTTAGTCATTATAATAACGACTTATTTCACGCGCATTTGGCCTTTTATGGTGTTTAATTCTAAAAATCCGCCTAACGACTTTGTGCGTTATTTGGGTAGGGCTTTGTCATGTTCAGTGATAGGCATGCTCGTGGTTTATTGTTTTAAAGACATCCACGTTTTAAAACCCCCTTATGGGATCAATGAAATCACCGCTTTTTTATCCGTTATCCTTTTACACCGCATTTTTAAGGTGTTTGTTTTAAGCATCACGCTCCCTACCATTCTTTATATGGTTTTAGTCCAAAGCCATGCGTTAGAAAAGGCTTTTTTTAATATTCATGTTTCCTGA
- the azlC gene encoding azaleucine resistance protein AzlC — MREFLKAFKDAFPHTISILLGYLLMGMTFGMLLAQQGYDYKVALFMSLFIYAGAVQFVAITLLSAQASLMDVVIVSLLVNARQTCYALSMLDRFKNTKWRLPYLAHALTDETFALLNLYAPKEGVSEKDFIFSISLLNHSYWIFGSLVGSLVGSHFSFDTQGMEFVMTAIFIVLFMEQYKRTTNHKNAWLGIVIAVVCLALFGTEYFLLIALVLMVLALILFRKQLEC; from the coding sequence GTGCGCGAGTTTCTAAAAGCTTTTAAAGACGCTTTCCCTCATACCATTTCTATTTTGTTAGGGTATTTGCTTATGGGAATGACTTTTGGAATGCTTTTAGCCCAGCAAGGTTATGATTATAAAGTCGCTTTGTTCATGTCGTTATTCATTTATGCTGGGGCGGTGCAATTCGTGGCGATCACGCTTTTAAGCGCGCAAGCGAGTTTGATGGATGTCGTTATTGTGAGCTTGTTAGTGAATGCGAGGCAGACTTGTTACGCGCTTTCTATGCTAGATCGATTTAAAAACACCAAATGGCGTTTGCCCTATTTAGCGCATGCGCTCACGGATGAAACCTTTGCGTTATTGAATTTATACGCCCCTAAAGAGGGGGTGAGCGAAAAAGACTTCATTTTTAGTATTTCCTTACTCAACCACTCTTATTGGATTTTTGGCTCGTTAGTGGGTTCGTTAGTGGGTTCGCATTTTTCCTTTGACACTCAAGGCATGGAATTTGTGATGACGGCGATTTTTATCGTGCTGTTCATGGAGCAATACAAACGCACCACGAACCACAAAAACGCATGGCTTGGGATCGTTATTGCGGTTGTTTGTTTGGCGCTCTTTGGGACTGAATACTTTTTGCTCATCGCTTTAGTTTTAATGGTGCTTGCCCTCATTTTGTTTAGAAAGCAGTTAGAATGTTAA